The Thermococcus thermotolerans genome contains a region encoding:
- a CDS encoding HAD family hydrolase yields MVRIALIWDFDGVLVYTPHEEAWRKAAEIYGAEIDHEFYVRYVSGKPRYEGAHNILELTGIYERHGADTEEKRKKLLTEFAEFKNRMVNEMFDRGEYEVNRGAIEFLMRARGRGIPNALASASKNAPKLAAKVRVGEKRLIDFFDVNVSGMAPSKKEVFQLARKKLMEMFPGVESFFVVEDAPAGVKAAKELGMLVLGYEREAELEGADLRFRDFGEVSIELLVRLSEGKEGDR; encoded by the coding sequence ATGGTCAGGATAGCACTGATATGGGACTTCGACGGAGTCCTCGTTTACACGCCCCACGAGGAAGCCTGGCGAAAGGCCGCAGAGATATATGGGGCTGAAATCGATCACGAGTTCTACGTGAGGTACGTCTCAGGAAAGCCGCGCTACGAGGGTGCGCACAACATACTGGAGCTGACGGGTATCTACGAGCGCCACGGCGCGGACACCGAGGAAAAGAGGAAAAAACTCCTCACGGAGTTCGCCGAGTTCAAGAACAGAATGGTCAACGAGATGTTTGACCGGGGAGAGTACGAGGTTAACCGGGGGGCAATAGAGTTCCTGATGAGGGCAAGGGGAAGGGGAATACCAAACGCCCTGGCTTCTGCCTCAAAGAACGCCCCGAAGCTAGCGGCCAAGGTCAGGGTGGGAGAGAAGAGGCTGATAGACTTCTTTGACGTCAACGTCAGCGGCATGGCACCCAGCAAGAAGGAGGTATTCCAGCTGGCTAGGAAAAAGCTCATGGAGATGTTCCCGGGGGTGGAGTCGTTTTTCGTCGTTGAGGATGCCCCCGCAGGCGTGAAAGCCGCCAAGGAGCTCGGAATGCTTGTTTTGGGATACGAAAGAGAGGCGGAGCTTGAGGGGGCAGATCTGAGGTTCAGGGACTTTGGGGAGGTCTCCATCGAGCTGCTGGTGAGGCTGAGCGAAGGCAAGGAGGGAGATCGATGA
- a CDS encoding glycoside hydrolase family 65 protein, with product MKFRFRLSRYSPEEEAVYGTILTLGNGHLGVRGEVELEPTIYGTTIAGVYDDAPYFYREIVNAPRVVGLQLMFNGEPLNLSTHKILRYERELDIEKGTLKTWVELEAKKGARINYESTRIVHGKRKNLVIVRFRFRASQDGLLTILNPIELDTANPSYRGEILVRHYSVKELDCEEEAVYAHVRTLDGRYHVGIASSIFTPWNHERSTVKSTKLIGEVLTLNVEGGKEYEFVKYVVVSSSGGSDMKSAVLEELRESKRTGFEGLYEEHVEYWKKIWDRARVEIEGDEDAEKGVAFSLFHLVQSLPRDSRISLTARGIHGFGYRGHVFWDTEIYALPFFMATMPEEARRMLVYRYNNLNAARENARLNGYEGAQFPWESADDGREATPPLVPLDMRGERTVRIYTGEEEHHITADIAYTVDLYYRLTGDEEFIIRHGLEIILETARFWASRVRYDDKKGYVIEKVIGPDEYHEHVNNSFFTNLMAKHNLLLGVSYFRKGLGKSGWKEVIERVGVTEREVQRWLEIAEGLYLPPQRDDGVYEEFDGYFALMDYTVDPYGLGEGRLPEEIRENLGKTKLIKQADVIAAQYLLKDWFDMDTIRRNFEYYIVRTTHASSLSMPTYAIVASWLGNMELAYDYFMKCAYIDLKNIYGNTADGFHLATAGGLWQILFRGFCGVDFKGDTLKVNPNLPEKWKSVRLRFFFRGSWLELGVKHGEVHIKMLEGTKPIGVEAFGSEAVLQPGEEVVLRP from the coding sequence ATGAAATTCCGGTTCAGGCTTTCCCGGTATTCACCCGAGGAGGAGGCAGTCTACGGGACGATACTGACCCTGGGAAACGGGCATCTCGGAGTTCGGGGCGAGGTTGAGCTTGAGCCAACTATATACGGCACGACCATAGCCGGTGTTTATGATGATGCCCCTTACTTTTACCGCGAAATCGTCAACGCCCCCAGGGTCGTGGGTCTGCAGCTGATGTTCAACGGTGAGCCCCTGAATCTGAGCACCCACAAAATTCTGCGCTACGAGAGGGAGCTGGACATAGAAAAAGGAACCCTAAAAACGTGGGTGGAGCTCGAAGCCAAAAAGGGAGCCAGAATTAACTACGAGAGCACGCGGATAGTGCATGGAAAAAGAAAAAACCTCGTTATTGTGAGGTTCAGGTTCAGGGCCAGTCAGGACGGCCTCCTCACGATACTGAACCCGATAGAACTCGACACGGCCAATCCGTCCTACAGAGGGGAGATACTCGTCAGGCACTATTCAGTGAAGGAGCTGGACTGCGAGGAGGAGGCGGTGTACGCCCACGTCAGGACGCTGGACGGTAGATACCACGTGGGCATAGCGAGCTCAATTTTCACCCCCTGGAACCACGAGAGAAGCACCGTAAAGAGCACCAAGCTCATAGGGGAAGTCCTGACGCTGAACGTTGAGGGCGGAAAGGAGTACGAGTTTGTAAAATACGTTGTAGTGTCCTCAAGCGGCGGAAGCGACATGAAAAGTGCCGTCCTTGAGGAGCTCAGGGAGAGCAAAAGGACGGGGTTTGAGGGGCTGTACGAGGAACACGTAGAGTACTGGAAGAAAATCTGGGATAGGGCCCGGGTGGAAATAGAAGGCGACGAAGACGCCGAGAAGGGAGTTGCATTCAGCCTTTTCCATCTGGTGCAGTCACTTCCCCGCGATAGCCGCATCTCCCTAACCGCAAGGGGGATACACGGCTTTGGCTACCGCGGGCACGTCTTCTGGGACACTGAAATCTACGCGCTCCCCTTCTTCATGGCAACGATGCCGGAGGAAGCCCGCAGAATGCTCGTTTACAGGTACAACAACCTCAACGCGGCCCGGGAAAATGCAAGGCTTAACGGCTACGAGGGCGCGCAGTTCCCATGGGAATCGGCCGACGACGGCAGGGAAGCAACGCCTCCCCTCGTGCCGCTGGACATGAGGGGGGAGAGGACGGTCAGGATATACACCGGTGAGGAGGAGCATCACATAACGGCCGACATAGCCTACACCGTTGACCTATACTACCGCCTTACGGGGGATGAGGAGTTCATAATCCGCCACGGCCTTGAGATTATCCTGGAAACGGCGCGCTTCTGGGCGAGCCGGGTGAGGTACGACGATAAGAAAGGCTACGTGATAGAGAAGGTGATCGGACCGGACGAGTACCACGAGCACGTTAACAACAGCTTCTTCACCAACCTGATGGCCAAGCACAACCTGCTCCTCGGGGTCTCGTATTTCAGAAAAGGTCTCGGGAAGAGCGGGTGGAAGGAGGTCATCGAAAGAGTCGGGGTGACCGAAAGGGAAGTCCAGAGATGGCTTGAGATAGCCGAGGGGCTTTACCTCCCACCGCAGAGGGATGACGGGGTTTACGAGGAGTTCGACGGGTATTTTGCACTGATGGACTACACGGTTGACCCCTACGGCCTGGGCGAGGGAAGACTGCCGGAGGAGATAAGGGAAAACCTCGGAAAAACAAAGCTCATCAAGCAGGCGGACGTTATAGCCGCCCAGTACCTCCTGAAGGACTGGTTTGATATGGATACCATCAGGAGGAACTTCGAGTACTACATCGTCAGAACCACCCACGCGTCCTCACTTTCAATGCCCACCTACGCCATAGTCGCATCGTGGCTCGGAAACATGGAGCTCGCGTACGACTACTTCATGAAATGCGCCTACATAGACCTGAAGAACATCTACGGAAACACCGCGGACGGATTCCATCTGGCAACCGCCGGCGGCCTGTGGCAGATACTCTTCAGGGGCTTTTGCGGTGTTGATTTCAAGGGAGACACCCTGAAGGTCAACCCGAACCTCCCGGAAAAATGGAAGTCGGTGAGGCTGAGGTTCTTCTTCAGAGGCTCGTGGCTTGAGCTGGGGGTAAAGCACGGCGAAGTCCACATAAAGATGCTGGAGGGCACGAAACCGATAGGTGTGGAAGCCTTCGGAAGTGAGGCGGTTCTTCAGCCGGGGGAAGAGGTCGTACTCCGGCCTTAA
- the speB gene encoding agmatinase has product MEFLYTYETLKLEFPLSEPEEAKFVILGVPFDGTTSFKPGARFGPTLIRHATLNLESYILDYDVDLAELPIADIGDIAVVAGDPRKTADRVRETLEELKRINPNALPILLGGEHSQTLGAVEALRPASYVVFDAHLDLRDSYEDNPYNHACVARRIGELGVREAMFGIRSGTREEVVYAEENGIPWVHARDYDFDAFVELVKPLPEPVYLSVDIDVFDLSLVPSTGTPEAGGLGFWEVVEAMEWLVENKNVAGFDIMEVGGNELGDITALTAAKLLFHFMGAKGSL; this is encoded by the coding sequence ATGGAGTTCCTATACACATACGAGACGCTCAAGCTTGAATTTCCGCTTTCCGAGCCTGAAGAAGCAAAGTTCGTAATTCTCGGCGTCCCCTTCGACGGGACGACTAGTTTTAAGCCCGGGGCGAGGTTCGGGCCAACCCTGATCAGGCACGCCACCCTCAACCTTGAGAGCTACATCCTCGACTATGACGTTGACCTAGCCGAACTCCCCATAGCGGACATAGGGGACATTGCCGTCGTCGCCGGCGACCCCCGAAAGACCGCGGACAGGGTCAGAGAGACCCTTGAGGAGCTTAAACGCATAAACCCCAACGCCCTGCCGATACTCCTCGGTGGAGAACACTCACAGACCCTTGGGGCCGTTGAAGCGCTTAGGCCGGCCAGCTACGTCGTCTTTGATGCACACCTCGACCTCAGGGACAGCTACGAGGACAACCCATACAACCACGCCTGCGTGGCGAGAAGGATAGGGGAGCTGGGGGTAAGGGAAGCGATGTTCGGAATACGAAGCGGGACAAGGGAGGAGGTAGTCTACGCAGAAGAGAACGGAATCCCGTGGGTGCACGCTAGGGATTACGACTTTGATGCTTTTGTTGAACTTGTGAAGCCCCTCCCGGAGCCGGTGTACCTCTCGGTTGACATAGACGTCTTTGATCTTTCGCTCGTCCCCTCAACCGGAACCCCTGAGGCAGGAGGCCTGGGCTTCTGGGAAGTCGTGGAAGCCATGGAGTGGCTCGTGGAAAACAAGAATGTAGCGGGCTTCGACATAATGGAGGTTGGGGGGAACGAACTCGGGGACATCACCGCCCTGACCGCCGCAAAGCTTCTCTTCCACTTCATGGGAGCGAAGGGCAGCCTCTGA
- a CDS encoding cation:proton antiporter — MVPTDVIARVLIAVLGAGIISMLLSRRFNISYVPLFIVFGMVLGPITVWMPREVAHELFDYVRVFGLVMILFTEGHNLSWRMLKRNMSTIVTLDTAGLLITALLSAWFFSWVFDAPFLVGFLFGAIISATDPATLIPLFRQHRVKQDIETTIVTESIFNDPLGIVLTTVAIAMFVPQASGGIFASLSSVAGLYGGAVLYFLYEVVVSIAVGFVLGMFGYWFIKKTAIFEFPEIEIFSLLLAFTGFFLGESLQASGYLVATVTGIVLGNYKIIGKRENPAIMDRVLRAVEKEVEFNESLAAIATVFIFVLLGASLNLDLLTGNVLKGVLVAFFIMVVARPLASLPLLKWWNPREYLFIALEGPRGIVPSALAALPLSLAMKYPGGELSVYWGDVILATTVIVVLASVITETLWLPFLRAKLLRTETVQDRMESYEKMKHELKAS, encoded by the coding sequence ATGGTGCCAACGGATGTTATAGCGAGGGTGCTCATAGCGGTACTCGGTGCGGGTATAATTTCAATGCTTCTTAGCAGACGGTTTAACATATCTTACGTTCCGCTCTTCATAGTATTCGGAATGGTTCTTGGCCCGATAACCGTGTGGATGCCGAGGGAGGTTGCTCATGAGCTCTTTGACTACGTCAGGGTATTTGGCCTGGTGATGATACTCTTTACGGAGGGACACAACCTAAGCTGGAGGATGCTAAAACGGAACATGAGCACGATAGTGACTCTCGACACGGCTGGACTTCTCATAACGGCTCTTCTCTCCGCATGGTTCTTCTCGTGGGTCTTTGATGCTCCTTTTCTGGTCGGCTTTCTTTTCGGCGCCATAATAAGCGCCACCGACCCGGCGACGCTGATACCCCTTTTCCGTCAGCACAGGGTAAAGCAGGATATCGAGACGACCATAGTAACCGAGTCCATATTCAACGACCCGCTCGGCATAGTCCTGACAACCGTTGCGATAGCGATGTTCGTTCCCCAGGCCAGCGGTGGCATCTTTGCCTCACTGAGCTCCGTTGCTGGCCTCTACGGTGGGGCAGTTCTGTACTTCCTTTACGAAGTTGTGGTGTCCATCGCGGTCGGCTTCGTTCTTGGAATGTTCGGCTACTGGTTCATCAAGAAGACGGCGATATTCGAGTTTCCGGAGATAGAGATATTCTCTCTTCTCCTAGCCTTCACCGGTTTCTTCCTTGGGGAGTCCCTTCAGGCTTCAGGATATCTCGTTGCAACGGTCACTGGAATAGTGCTCGGAAACTACAAGATAATCGGAAAAAGGGAGAACCCGGCAATCATGGACAGAGTTCTTAGGGCCGTGGAAAAGGAGGTCGAGTTCAACGAGAGCCTCGCAGCGATAGCCACAGTGTTTATCTTCGTGCTCCTCGGGGCCAGCCTGAACCTCGACCTCCTGACCGGAAACGTCCTGAAGGGTGTACTCGTGGCCTTCTTTATCATGGTGGTTGCAAGGCCCCTTGCATCGCTGCCCCTCCTTAAATGGTGGAACCCAAGGGAATACCTCTTCATAGCCCTCGAAGGGCCCAGGGGCATAGTTCCTTCCGCTCTGGCGGCGCTCCCCCTGTCTCTCGCAATGAAGTACCCGGGTGGAGAGCTCAGCGTTTACTGGGGCGATGTGATCCTGGCCACCACGGTCATAGTTGTCCTTGCCTCCGTTATAACTGAGACACTGTGGCTCCCCTTCCTCAGGGCAAAGTTGCTGAGAACCGAGACCGTGCAGGACAGGATGGAGAGCTACGAGAAGATGAAACACGAGCTGAAAGCTTCCTAA
- a CDS encoding CBS domain-containing protein, with protein sequence MEVESALESFHSLKLTHIMPRFETMPVVTADADLLSVLKILRSRHHVWVVEGRENMKLVGVIRYIDVIDVLLPPEAHKFKLGMTSKIMRSMLGGATKAEDVAERHVLTIDKDATVLDALMKMRKYRIQVLAVVEDGKLVGEVSLRILIDELLRLLRVGGAQWKQ encoded by the coding sequence ATGGAAGTCGAGTCCGCCCTTGAAAGCTTTCATTCACTAAAACTAACCCACATCATGCCCCGGTTCGAGACGATGCCCGTGGTCACGGCGGATGCCGACCTCCTCAGCGTCCTCAAGATACTGAGGAGCAGGCACCATGTCTGGGTCGTTGAGGGCAGGGAAAACATGAAGCTCGTGGGCGTCATTAGGTACATCGACGTCATAGACGTCCTTCTTCCCCCCGAGGCGCACAAGTTCAAACTGGGTATGACCAGCAAGATAATGCGCTCTATGCTCGGAGGTGCCACCAAGGCTGAAGACGTCGCCGAGCGACACGTGCTCACTATAGACAAAGATGCCACGGTTCTCGATGCCCTGATGAAGATGCGCAAGTACAGGATACAGGTGCTGGCCGTCGTGGAGGACGGAAAACTGGTGGGTGAGGTGAGTCTTCGCATACTGATAGATGAACTGCTGAGGCTGCTCCGGGTAGGTGGGGCACAATGGAAACAGTGA
- a CDS encoding cation:proton antiporter, which translates to METVTWLLFAIGISLILAKIGDSIIERLELPGVLGELLMGMLLGNLVYFGIVAPQYLPIVSGEGFTTDLTVVSNFLAKLGIIFLLFLGALDADIEQLKKTGLTATVSTLLGVFVPLLIGWFALMEMGYPSREAFAGGVLLTATSIGITVRVMMDLGVLKSEVGAASLSASVMDDFLGIALVIFAVGSGSLIELSAKIVAFFVITGVIWWFLVEYYIKFAERLHVEKGILGTVLGMMFLFAALAEGWFAAAIEGAFMMGLVLSKLPEGKRIMEDVKAIGYGLLIPFFFVHTGAMLNLTVFENAKALVLAAVLTVIAVFGKVFGRGIGAWITAWGRGREFLFTRENFWMSLQMGIGSVPRTEVALVDLMVAIHGGAISPEHAPEFIAATLIFITVSVLITPPLLKWAFRHEIETARSAKAARKVERIESTKKRIKELKGAQ; encoded by the coding sequence ATGGAAACAGTGACCTGGCTTTTGTTTGCCATAGGAATATCCCTGATCCTGGCGAAGATAGGGGACAGCATAATAGAGAGACTTGAGCTACCGGGAGTCCTTGGAGAACTCCTCATGGGAATGCTCCTCGGAAACCTCGTCTATTTCGGGATAGTCGCCCCCCAGTACCTTCCGATAGTCAGCGGAGAGGGCTTTACCACGGATTTAACCGTTGTTTCCAACTTTCTGGCCAAGCTGGGTATAATCTTCCTGCTGTTCCTCGGTGCCCTCGACGCTGACATAGAGCAGCTGAAGAAAACCGGGCTTACCGCAACGGTCTCCACGCTCCTTGGGGTCTTTGTACCGCTCCTCATAGGCTGGTTTGCCCTCATGGAGATGGGATACCCGAGCAGGGAGGCCTTTGCCGGAGGTGTTCTGCTCACAGCAACGAGCATAGGGATAACAGTCCGCGTCATGATGGATTTGGGCGTTCTCAAGAGCGAGGTCGGGGCGGCTTCGCTCAGCGCAAGCGTTATGGACGATTTTCTCGGAATAGCGCTCGTCATATTCGCCGTCGGCAGCGGCAGTCTTATCGAGCTGAGTGCAAAAATAGTCGCCTTCTTTGTGATAACCGGCGTCATCTGGTGGTTCCTCGTTGAGTATTATATAAAATTCGCCGAGAGGCTTCACGTGGAAAAGGGCATACTGGGGACAGTTCTCGGCATGATGTTTCTCTTCGCGGCCCTGGCTGAGGGCTGGTTTGCAGCAGCAATAGAGGGCGCGTTCATGATGGGTCTCGTGCTCTCAAAGCTCCCAGAAGGGAAGCGCATTATGGAGGACGTAAAGGCAATAGGCTACGGTCTGCTCATACCGTTCTTCTTCGTCCACACGGGGGCGATGTTGAATCTCACGGTGTTTGAGAACGCGAAGGCACTCGTTCTGGCGGCAGTCCTGACGGTCATAGCGGTTTTTGGAAAGGTCTTTGGAAGAGGAATCGGGGCATGGATAACTGCATGGGGCAGGGGAAGGGAGTTCCTGTTCACCAGGGAGAACTTCTGGATGTCCCTCCAGATGGGCATCGGCTCGGTCCCGAGGACTGAAGTGGCCCTCGTTGACCTCATGGTGGCAATCCACGGCGGCGCGATAAGCCCAGAGCATGCCCCCGAGTTCATAGCGGCAACGCTGATATTCATAACTGTCTCGGTGCTGATAACACCGCCGCTACTCAAATGGGCGTTCAGGCACGAAATAGAAACAGCCAGAAGCGCAAAGGCCGCCCGGAAAGTCGAGAGGATAGAGAGCACGAAGAAGAGGATAAAAGAACTGAAGGGGGCTCAGTAA
- a CDS encoding NosD domain-containing protein, translated as MGAKLGIAIMMVVLVLLSPPNFLGKGSADTVTWIPVNSCTIINQSGYYILTDDITESESMVCILITASNVVFDGMGHRVGGLGNYHTIGVYAQGSEALVNVTVRNLVVFEWFYGIYYKNVRTGEIGNNTVTSTYGSGVFLWDSTEVVVRDNTVDSNYGPGVFLHNSSHCIVANNSASFNYKGVALSDTSDFNVVSGNNASSNTNKGISIEDSGNNTLTRNYINKNGYVGVFLQRAGGNKIAENKITSNRDHGIQLTSSRNNLITGNEVTLNGRDGIYLESSPHNLISKNRVAENSFRGVSLWGSSGHNMVANNTIMSNGDVGISIDSSSGNTIVHNNVSSHEYGIIIILSEDNLIYDNYFDNTKNAQADRQNRWNMEKTVGTNIIGGPCLGGNYWSDYSGRDTDGDGFGDTMLPYTSGGSILNGGDYLPLVPVSENASCTPATTTSTTSTVSPPSTTSPITTSSTTSPTSTVSSSGTTSSTSTPSITTPTTTSEGGESTPSGTGGEKTTICGPALLLGLAPTPFILKRLKGRNRE; from the coding sequence ATGGGAGCAAAGCTCGGGATTGCGATCATGATGGTGGTTCTGGTTTTGCTATCTCCTCCAAACTTTTTAGGAAAGGGTTCCGCAGATACTGTTACATGGATTCCCGTGAACTCATGCACCATCATAAACCAATCCGGATATTACATCCTCACCGACGACATAACCGAGAGCGAGAGTATGGTATGCATTCTGATAACCGCTAGCAACGTTGTTTTTGACGGCATGGGGCACAGAGTTGGTGGGTTGGGGAACTACCACACGATAGGAGTCTATGCTCAAGGTTCAGAAGCCTTGGTCAACGTCACCGTCAGAAACTTAGTGGTCTTTGAATGGTTTTACGGGATATACTACAAAAACGTCAGGACGGGGGAAATCGGAAACAACACCGTAACATCGACCTACGGCAGTGGGGTATTCCTGTGGGACTCCACCGAAGTGGTGGTGAGAGACAACACCGTGGACTCAAACTACGGCCCGGGGGTATTTCTCCACAATTCCAGCCATTGCATCGTGGCAAACAACAGTGCCAGCTTCAATTACAAGGGGGTAGCCCTCAGCGACACGAGCGACTTTAACGTCGTTTCGGGAAACAACGCAAGTTCCAACACCAACAAAGGCATCTCCATAGAGGATTCAGGCAACAACACCTTAACACGCAACTATATTAACAAGAATGGATACGTGGGCGTGTTCCTCCAGAGGGCAGGGGGAAATAAAATAGCCGAGAACAAAATAACCTCCAACCGTGATCATGGAATCCAGCTTACTTCAAGTAGGAACAACCTAATCACTGGCAACGAAGTGACACTGAACGGCAGGGACGGAATTTACCTCGAATCCTCCCCCCACAATTTAATCTCGAAGAACAGAGTTGCCGAAAACAGTTTCCGTGGAGTCTCCCTCTGGGGATCCAGCGGGCACAACATGGTGGCCAACAACACGATAATGAGCAACGGGGATGTAGGGATATCAATTGACTCATCCAGCGGAAACACCATTGTTCACAACAACGTGAGCTCCCATGAATACGGGATCATCATAATACTCTCCGAAGACAACTTGATCTACGACAACTACTTCGACAACACGAAGAACGCACAGGCGGACAGGCAAAACCGGTGGAATATGGAGAAGACTGTGGGCACGAACATAATCGGGGGGCCCTGCCTCGGGGGCAACTACTGGAGCGACTATTCCGGCAGGGATACCGATGGAGACGGCTTCGGGGACACCATGTTGCCGTATACTTCCGGGGGAAGCATTCTGAACGGTGGGGACTATCTGCCCCTCGTTCCAGTCTCTGAAAACGCATCCTGCACTCCCGCTACGACCACATCAACGACATCAACGGTTTCTCCTCCCTCCACAACTTCACCCATCACTACTTCATCCACCACCTCCCCCACAAGCACCGTTAGTTCATCAGGCACAACATCATCAACCTCCACCCCGTCAATAACTACTCCAACGACGACTTCAGAAGGAGGTGAGAGCACACCCTCCGGCACCGGTGGGGAGAAAACAACCATATGCGGTCCTGCTTTGCTGTTGGGATTGGCGCCAACACCATTCATCCTTAAGAGGCTGAAAGGAAGAAATAGAGAATAG
- a CDS encoding chloride channel protein yields the protein MTSKRDYLKKWGVVIAFSILAGLVGGLGAIVFRVFIGVVHRFFFEWLLPIVSYNVGGFNIGYVLLPTLGAFIVTFFVIKCPEIKGNGIPEVVEAVIFKGGNIPGKFAVLKTIATAITIGSGGSVGREGPIGFIGAALTSILARWFNLSKEMKKLLVTCGLAAGIAGTFNTPLAGAMFALEVVYMGAFSINLVPIFIAAVTGNALTLAVLNRAVEIDVPSGIGHTLFELPLFFLLGLFLGILAAFYARFLYRMVDRFSKAKVPEMMKPAIGGFGVGVLGMLFPVYGIFGIGYEGMRMAFYGELAIGLLITLGLVKMLATALTLGSGQSGGVFAPSLYIGTMFGAAFGQVVKAFLPAHASNPSVYALAGMAAFFSGMTQAPLTQILMVTELTRSYAVLPPVMTSATIGFLTARFFLRGESIYTLKLIRKGYHVTTGKPVILETISVGEIMTREPVYVTEDQTLFDVEHLIGETGHDCFPVVNANMEVVGIIGIKDILKKSPSVKRMQVKRFLRRPYGVTYPTETAEDAFEKLMAYDQNLLPVLESPRSRKLVGVVTKRDIYRAYYRGLEGMYIE from the coding sequence ATGACATCGAAACGCGACTATCTCAAAAAGTGGGGTGTTGTCATCGCTTTTTCCATTCTGGCCGGCCTAGTGGGCGGCTTAGGTGCGATAGTCTTTAGGGTATTCATAGGGGTGGTTCACAGGTTTTTCTTCGAGTGGCTTCTCCCGATCGTTTCTTACAACGTGGGGGGCTTTAACATCGGCTACGTTCTCCTACCAACCCTCGGTGCGTTCATAGTTACGTTCTTCGTGATCAAATGTCCTGAAATCAAGGGGAACGGCATTCCGGAAGTTGTAGAGGCGGTCATATTTAAAGGCGGTAATATCCCCGGAAAGTTTGCCGTTCTAAAAACGATAGCCACGGCAATAACCATAGGCTCTGGGGGAAGCGTTGGGCGCGAGGGACCAATAGGCTTCATCGGCGCGGCTTTAACGTCAATACTCGCCCGCTGGTTCAACCTGTCCAAGGAGATGAAAAAGCTCCTCGTCACCTGTGGTCTAGCCGCCGGTATAGCGGGCACCTTCAACACACCCCTAGCAGGAGCGATGTTCGCCCTCGAAGTCGTCTACATGGGCGCTTTCTCGATCAACCTCGTGCCCATATTCATCGCCGCCGTCACCGGCAACGCACTTACCCTCGCCGTCCTCAATAGGGCTGTGGAGATAGATGTTCCAAGCGGGATAGGGCACACTCTCTTTGAGCTCCCACTGTTCTTCCTCCTTGGGCTGTTCCTAGGTATCCTCGCCGCGTTCTATGCCCGGTTCCTTTACCGGATGGTTGACAGGTTTTCAAAGGCCAAAGTGCCAGAAATGATGAAGCCCGCAATAGGCGGTTTTGGTGTTGGCGTTCTCGGAATGCTGTTTCCGGTTTACGGCATATTCGGAATAGGCTACGAAGGCATGAGAATGGCCTTCTACGGGGAGCTGGCGATAGGGCTTCTAATAACTCTCGGGCTGGTCAAAATGCTGGCCACCGCCCTGACCCTTGGCTCGGGACAGAGCGGCGGCGTCTTTGCCCCGAGCCTCTACATAGGAACGATGTTTGGGGCGGCATTTGGCCAGGTCGTAAAGGCATTCCTGCCGGCCCACGCATCTAACCCCTCCGTTTACGCTTTAGCCGGAATGGCGGCCTTTTTCAGCGGCATGACGCAGGCACCCCTCACCCAGATACTCATGGTCACCGAGCTGACGAGGAGCTACGCGGTTCTCCCGCCCGTGATGACTTCCGCAACCATAGGCTTCCTTACGGCGAGGTTCTTCCTCAGGGGAGAGTCCATCTACACCCTCAAGCTCATCAGAAAGGGCTACCACGTAACAACGGGAAAACCGGTCATCCTTGAGACCATCTCCGTTGGAGAGATAATGACCCGCGAGCCGGTCTACGTCACCGAAGACCAGACTCTCTTTGATGTGGAGCACCTGATAGGGGAAACCGGACACGACTGCTTCCCCGTGGTCAACGCGAACATGGAGGTTGTGGGCATAATCGGCATAAAGGACATTCTGAAAAAGTCCCCCAGCGTTAAGAGGATGCAGGTGAAGCGCTTCCTCCGTCGCCCCTACGGAGTAACGTACCCGACTGAAACTGCGGAGGATGCCTTCGAGAAGCTCATGGCCTACGACCAGAACCTCCTGCCCGTTCTGGAAAGCCCGAGGAGCAGAAAGCTCGTTGGTGTCGTCACAAAGAGGGATATATACCGTGCCTACTACCGTGGCCTGGAGGGCATGTATATAGAATGA